From a single Lolium rigidum isolate FL_2022 chromosome 7, APGP_CSIRO_Lrig_0.1, whole genome shotgun sequence genomic region:
- the LOC124675651 gene encoding uncharacterized protein LOC124675651 isoform X3: MVRRWLREWWWLDRCGGCGEKERAAVAARWSAPLTDSRSCRTRDEHRRVRHPVHDHFRSSAEGKEVKKDIRKLFYEFGEQKFS, encoded by the exons ATGGTGCGCCGATGGTTGCGGGAATGGTGGTGGTTAGATCGCTGCGGCGGATGTGGGGAAAAGGAACgagcggccgtggcggcgaggtggTCGGCTCCCTTGACGGATTCGCGCTCCTGCAGGACCCGTGATGAACACCGACGAGTTCGGCAT CCCGTTCATGACCACTTCAGAAGCAGTGCTGAAGGCAAAGAAGTTAAAAAGGATATCAGGAAG TTGTTCTACGAGTTTGGTGAGCAAAAG TTCAGTTAA
- the LOC124675651 gene encoding uncharacterized protein LOC124675651 isoform X4, which translates to MVRRWLREWWWLDRCGGCGEKERAAVAARWSAPLTDSRSCRTRDEHRRVRHPVHDHFRSSAEGKEVKKDIRKLFYEFVKH; encoded by the exons ATGGTGCGCCGATGGTTGCGGGAATGGTGGTGGTTAGATCGCTGCGGCGGATGTGGGGAAAAGGAACgagcggccgtggcggcgaggtggTCGGCTCCCTTGACGGATTCGCGCTCCTGCAGGACCCGTGATGAACACCGACGAGTTCGGCAT CCCGTTCATGACCACTTCAGAAGCAGTGCTGAAGGCAAAGAAGTTAAAAAGGATATCAGGAAG TTGTTCTACGAGTTTG TTAAGCACTAA
- the LOC124675651 gene encoding uncharacterized protein LOC124675651 isoform X1, protein MVRRWLREWWWLDRCGGCGEKERAAVAARWSAPLTDSRSCRTRDEHRRVRHPVHDHFRSSAEGKEVKKDIRKLFYEFGEQKLSTNMPEATTTVDRTTNATESS, encoded by the exons ATGGTGCGCCGATGGTTGCGGGAATGGTGGTGGTTAGATCGCTGCGGCGGATGTGGGGAAAAGGAACgagcggccgtggcggcgaggtggTCGGCTCCCTTGACGGATTCGCGCTCCTGCAGGACCCGTGATGAACACCGACGAGTTCGGCAT CCCGTTCATGACCACTTCAGAAGCAGTGCTGAAGGCAAAGAAGTTAAAAAGGATATCAGGAAG TTGTTCTACGAGTTTGGTGAGCAAAAG TTAAGCACTAATATGCCGGAAGctacgacgaccgttgatcgaacGACCAATGCCACAGAGTCATCCTAG
- the LOC124675651 gene encoding uncharacterized protein LOC124675651 isoform X2, with the protein MVRRWLREWWWLDRCGGCGEKERAAVAARWSAPLTDSRSCRTRDEHRRVRHPVHDHFRSSAEGKEVKKDIRKLFYEFVQLSTNMPEATTTVDRTTNATESS; encoded by the exons ATGGTGCGCCGATGGTTGCGGGAATGGTGGTGGTTAGATCGCTGCGGCGGATGTGGGGAAAAGGAACgagcggccgtggcggcgaggtggTCGGCTCCCTTGACGGATTCGCGCTCCTGCAGGACCCGTGATGAACACCGACGAGTTCGGCAT CCCGTTCATGACCACTTCAGAAGCAGTGCTGAAGGCAAAGAAGTTAAAAAGGATATCAGGAAG TTGTTCTACGAGTTTG TTCAGTTAAGCACTAATATGCCGGAAGctacgacgaccgttgatcgaacGACCAATGCCACAGAGTCATCCTAG